In Camelus ferus isolate YT-003-E chromosome 5, BCGSAC_Cfer_1.0, whole genome shotgun sequence, one genomic interval encodes:
- the CRYBA2 gene encoding beta-crystallin A2 — protein sequence MSSAPAQGPAPACLTLWDEEDFQGRRCRLLSDCANIGERGGLRRVRSIKVENGAWVAFEYPDFQGQQFILEKGDYPRWSAWSGSAGHHSDQLLSFRPVLCANHSDSRVTLFEGENFQGCKFELSDDYPSLPSMGWASKDVGSLKVSSGAWVAYQYPGYRGYQYVLERDHHGGEFRNYSEYGTQAHTGQLQSIRRVQH from the exons ATGAGCAGTGCCCCTGCGCAGGGCCCAGCGCCCGCCTGCCTCACGCTTTGGGATGAGGAGGACTTTCAGGGCCGCCGCTGCCGGCTGCTGAGTGACTGCGCCAACATCGGCGAGCGCGGAGGCCTGCGCCGGGTGCGCTCAATCAAGGTGGAAAATGGCGC TTGGGTGGCCTTCGAGTACCCCGACTTCCAGGGACAGCAATTCATTCTGGAGAAGGGTGACTATCCTCGCTGGAGCGCCTGGAGTGGCAGTGCCGGCCACCACAGCGACCAGCTGCTCTCCTTCCGGCCAGTGCTCTGCGCG AACCACAGTGACAGCCGTGTGACACTGTTTGAGGGGGAAAACTTCCAGGGCTGCAAGTTTGAACTCAGTGATGACTACCCATCCCTACCCTCCATGGGCTGGGCCAGCAAGGATGTGGGTTCCCTCAAAGTCAGCTCTGGAGC GTGGGTGGCCTACCAGTACCCAGGCTACCGGGGCTACCAGTATGTATTGGAGCGGGACCACCATGGAGGGGAATTCCGTAACTACAGTGAATATGGCACGCAAGCCCACACCGGGCAGCTGCAGTCCATTCGGAGAGTCCAGCACTAA
- the FEV gene encoding protein FEV — protein MRQSGASQPLLINMYLPDAVGDGLFKEGKSPGWGPLSPAVQKGSGQIQLWQFLLELLADRANAGCIAWEGGHGEFKLTDPDEVARRWGERKSKPNMNYDKLSRALRYYYDKNIMSKVHGKRYAYRFDFQGLAQACQPPPAHAHAAAAAAAAAAAAAQDGALYKLPAGLAPLPFPGLSKLNLMAASAGVAPAGFSYWPGPGPAATAAATAALYPSPGLQPPPGPFGTVATASHLGGHYH, from the exons ATGAGACAGAGCGgcgcctcccagcccctgctgatCAACATGTACCTGCCAG ATGCCGTCGGAGATGGTCTCTTCAAGGAAGGGAAGAGCCCAGGGTGGGGTCCGCTGAGCCCCGCGGTGCAAAAAG GGAGCGGGCAGATCCAGCTGTGGCAGTTTCTGCTGGAGCTGCTGGCGGACCGCGCGAACGCCGGCTGCATCGCTTGGGAGGGTGGCCACGGCGAGTTCAAGCTCACGGACCCAGACGAGGTGGCGCGGCGCTGGGGCGAGCGCAAGAGCAAGCCCAACATGAACTACGACAAGCTGAGCCGCGCTCTGCGCTACTACTATGACAAGAACATCATGAGCAAGGTGCACGGCAAGCGCTACGCCTACCGCTTCGACTTCCAGGGCCTGGCGCAGGCCTGCCAGCCGCCCCCCGCGCACGCCCACGCtgcggcggccgccgccgccgccgctgccgccgcggCCCAGGACGGGGCTCTCTATAAGCTGCCGGCCGGCCTGGCGCCGctgcccttccctggcctctccAAACTCAACCTCATGGCCGCCTCGGCTGGCGTCGCGCCCGCCGGCTTCTCCTACTGGCCGGGCCCGGgccccgccgccaccgccgctgcCACCGCTGCGCTCTACCCCAGCCCGGGCTTGCAGCCTCCGCCCGGGCCCTTCGGCACGGTGGCCACCGCCTCGCACCTGGGGGGCCATTACCACTAG